The Salvelinus sp. IW2-2015 linkage group LG31, ASM291031v2, whole genome shotgun sequence genome window below encodes:
- the LOC111956105 gene encoding polyhomeotic-like protein 1 isoform X3 yields the protein MMETDGDQNQGSTNGTTPSGVNSRPSQMNSMSLYERQAVQALQALQRQPNAAQYFQQLMLQQQINSAQLQNLAAVQQATLAASRQSSPPANSTSQTTSTTVTSMNVTTSGGGAITSTRAIGPGSSATSTISQSVLLGGNAAGQGQMYLRVNRSLRSPLSSQLIFMPGSTATTAMATVTQQPQTQQQQQREDTPTSSSNQSDNDQVQNLALRCVGIPKGVGVKTENPERGETATYSLIQSSHQQFNQSTPQSTTKPTQQQQSHIKIPTYIQSSNANLSSLNLKTGNHHSNAPSPSTSVPLSQLLLSGPNFGRGGAITTVTSAATATHILVPTSNAPTQSHSYQVAAATIKPNVSTQTLVVQPLQKSTVNDKGGHGNGPVPIQPKTQQGLRMPLQLPSRNPPAILPAPPANNQTSAAQPPPHIPVQIVGARQSSIGSPQALALVQARNTCSQDGATLLSSSSRASILTMVASITSREGGVINRRTNLKSLQSAQEALPLAHISHVQANQNQSPGLKPNPNCTLANSISSQSQAAISPPTLSHSSHTLPLPLVEASSTVVAANGESMCSQPPQGKSMKRKSESVAANDEDGPPPPHLVPMSEHSPALSSSAMEAGPGPLSPSPSLSPALSMSRMGGGQGERAPPQQAVVKPHVLTHLIEGFVIQEGAEPFPVSGPVKEPAGEDLAMDNLDASQPETVNTATVLKCEYCKSFAPARQFRGTKRFCSLTCSKRYNVSCSQHFRLRQGGHLSHSDEDGVLRRRVPHRTSSEIASAKIAGRPLPVKCRSESSRSEDVSSCGEEEDDLMSLSPASSSSCHQPPPTLRLEGSETPHFLPGSPAQWSVEEVSQFISSLQGCEELADHFLSQEIDGQALLLLREEHLMSTMNIKLGPALKICAHIHNLRD from the exons a TGATGGAGACAGATGGGGACCAAAACCAGGGCTCTACCAATGGAACCACTCCATCAGGGGTGAACTCCCGCCCCTCTCAAATGAACTCCATGTCCCTGTACGAGAGACAGGCTGTGCAG GCCCTTCAGGCGCTGCAGAGGCAGCCCAACGCAGCGCAGTACTTCCAGCAGCTTATGCTGCAGCAACAGATCAACAGTGCCCAGCTACAAAACCTGGCTGCAGTACAACAG GCCACCCTTGCTGCCAGTCGTCAGTCCAGCCCTCCCGCCAACAGCACCTCTCAGACCACAAGCACAACAGTCACATCT ATGAATGTAACCACTTCTGGGGGTGGTGCCATAACCAGCACCCGCGCTATAGGCCCAGGCTCCTCCGCGACATCCACTATAAGCCAATCAGTGCTGCTGGGCGGAAACGCGGCAGGACAGGGACAGATGTATCTGAGA GTGAACCGGTCTCTGaggtctcccctctcctcccagctCATCTTTATGCCTGGTAGCACAGCAACCACTGCCATGGCAACAGTCACGCAGCAGCCACAGactcagcagcagcaacaacggGAAGATACACCTACTTCCTCCAGCAACCAATCAGACAATGACCAG GTACAGAACCTGGCTCTGCGATGTGTCGGCATTCCCAAGGGGGTCGGGGTCAAGACTGAAAACCCAGAGAGGGGTGAAACAG CGACCTACTCCCTTATCCAGTCATCTCACCAGCAGTTCAATCAGTCCACTCCACAGTCTACCACTAAACCAACCCAACAGCAACAGTCCCACATCAAGATCCCCACCTACATCCAGAGCTCCAACGCCAACCTGTCCTCTCTCAACCTCAAGACAGGCAACCACCACTCCAACGCCCCCTCACCCTCCACCTCTGTCCCACTCTCACAGCTCCTCCTCTCCGGACCCAACTTTGGCCGGGGCGGGGCTATCACCACGGTAACCTCCGCCGCCACGGCGACGCACATTCTGGTACCCACCTCCAATGCGCCCACCCAGTCCCACAGTTACCAGGTGGCTGCTGCCACCATCAAGCCCAATGTTAGTACTCAAACGCTGGTGGTTCagcctttgcagaaaagcactgTTAATGACAAAGGAGGCCACGGGAACGGTCCCGTTCCAATCCAGCCGAAAACTCAACAGGGTCTCCGTATGCCCCTGCAACTGCCATCCCGCAACCCGCCTGCCATCCTCCCCGCACCCCCCGCCAACAATCAGACTAGTGCCGCCCAGCCTCCGCCGCACATCCCAGTCCAGATAGTAGGAGCCAGGCAGAGCTCCATAGGAAGCCCCCAGGCTTTGGCCTTGGTCCAGGCCCGGAACACCTGTTCACAGGATGGAGCTACTCTTCTGAGTAGTTCCAGCAGAGCCAGCATTCTCACCATGGTGGCCTCCATCACttccagagagggaggggtgataAACCGACGGACGAATTTAAAGAGCCTTCAATCAGCCCAGGAAGCACTCCCATTGGCCCACATCTCTCACGTGCAAGCCAATCAGAATCAGAGCCCTGggctgaagccaaatccaaattgCACCTTGGCCAACAGCATCTCCTCTCAGTCCCAAGCAGCCatctctcctcccaccctctcccattcctcccacACTTTACCCCTGCCTTTGGTTGAGGCGAGCAGCACCGTAGTGGCTGCCAATGGAGAGTCTATGTGTTCTCAGCCTCCCCAG GGTAAGTCGATGAAGAGGAAATCCGAGTCAGTCGCAGCCAATGACGAAGATGgtccccctcctccccaccttGTTCCAATGAGTGAACActcccctgccctctcctcctccgccaTGGAAGCAG GCCCTGGtccactttctccctctccctctctttcccctgctCTCTCGATGTCCCGTATGGGGggtggccagggggagagagccCCCCCTCAACAGGCTGTGGTCAAACCCCACGTCCTCACCCACCTCATAGAGGGCTTTGTCATCCAGGAGGGAGCTGAACCTTTCCCT GTGAGTGGGCCAGTGAAGGAGCCAGCTGGAGAAGATTTGGCCATGGACAATCTAGACGCTAGTCAGCCTGAGACTGTGAATACAGCTACAG TGCTGAAATGTGAGTACTGCAAAAGCTTCGCCCCAGCCAGACAGTTTAGAGGGACCAAGCGCTTCTGCTCCTTGACCTGTTCCAAGAG GTATAATGTGAGCTGCAGCCAGCACTTCCGCCTGCGACAGGGGGGTCACCTCTCCCACTCTGACGAGGACGGGGTCCTGAGGAGGAGGGTTCCCCACAGGACCAGCTCCGAAATCGCCAGTGCCAAAATAGCCGGGAGACCCTTACCAGTTAAG TGCCGCTCAGAGTCCAGCCGATCGGAGGACGTCTCCAGCTGCGGAGAGGAAGAGGACGACCTCATGTCCCTCTCCCCGGCCTCCTCTTCTTCCTGCCACCAGCCTCCGCCCACACTCCGATTGGAGGGCTCGGAGACGCCCCACTTCCTGCCCGGCAGCCCCGCCCAGTGGAGTGTGGAGGAAGTGTCTCAGTTCATATCATCTCTGCAAG GCTGTGAGGAGCTGGCGGACCATTTCCTGTCGCAGGAGATTGACGGACAGGCCCTGCTGCTACTCCGAGAGGAGCATCTCATGTCCACCATGAACATCAAGCTCGGTCCCGCCCTCAAGATCTGTGCCCACATCCACAACCTGAGAGACTGA
- the LOC111956105 gene encoding polyhomeotic-like protein 1 isoform X1 yields MMETDGDQNQGSTNGTTPSGVNSRPSQMNSMSLYERQAVQALQALQRQPNAAQYFQQLMLQQQINSAQLQNLAAVQQATLAASRQSSPPANSTSQTTSTTVTSMNVTTSGGGAITSTRAIGPGSSATSTISQSVLLGGNAAGQGQMYLRVNRSLRSPLSSQLIFMPGSTATTAMATVTQQPQTQQQQQREDTPTSSSNQSDNDQVQNLALRCVGIPKGVGVKTENPERGETATYSLIQSSHQQFNQSTPQSTTKPTQQQQSHIKIPTYIQSSNANLSSLNLKTGNHHSNAPSPSTSVPLSQLLLSGPNFGRGGAITTVTSAATATHILVPTSNAPTQSHSYQVAAATIKPNVSTQTLVVQPLQKSTVNDKGGHGNGPVPIQPKTQQGLRMPLQLPSRNPPAILPAPPANNQTSAAQPPPHIPVQIVGARQSSIGSPQALALVQARNTCSQDGATLLSSSSRASILTMVASITSREGGVINRRTNLKSLQSAQEALPLAHISHVQANQNQSPGLKPNPNCTLANSISSQSQAAISPPTLSHSSHTLPLPLVEASSTVVAANGESMCSQPPQGKSMKRKSESVAANDEDGPPPPHLVPMSEHSPALSSSAMEAGPGPLSPSPSLSPALSMSRMGGGQGERAPPQQAVVKPHVLTHLIEGFVIQEGAEPFPVSGPVKEPAGEDLAMDNLDASQPETVNTATGSAQTTVPVLKCEYCKSFAPARQFRGTKRFCSLTCSKRYNVSCSQHFRLRQGGHLSHSDEDGVLRRRVPHRTSSEIASAKIAGRPLPVKCRSESSRSEDVSSCGEEEDDLMSLSPASSSSCHQPPPTLRLEGSETPHFLPGSPAQWSVEEVSQFISSLQGCEELADHFLSQEIDGQALLLLREEHLMSTMNIKLGPALKICAHIHNLRD; encoded by the exons a TGATGGAGACAGATGGGGACCAAAACCAGGGCTCTACCAATGGAACCACTCCATCAGGGGTGAACTCCCGCCCCTCTCAAATGAACTCCATGTCCCTGTACGAGAGACAGGCTGTGCAG GCCCTTCAGGCGCTGCAGAGGCAGCCCAACGCAGCGCAGTACTTCCAGCAGCTTATGCTGCAGCAACAGATCAACAGTGCCCAGCTACAAAACCTGGCTGCAGTACAACAG GCCACCCTTGCTGCCAGTCGTCAGTCCAGCCCTCCCGCCAACAGCACCTCTCAGACCACAAGCACAACAGTCACATCT ATGAATGTAACCACTTCTGGGGGTGGTGCCATAACCAGCACCCGCGCTATAGGCCCAGGCTCCTCCGCGACATCCACTATAAGCCAATCAGTGCTGCTGGGCGGAAACGCGGCAGGACAGGGACAGATGTATCTGAGA GTGAACCGGTCTCTGaggtctcccctctcctcccagctCATCTTTATGCCTGGTAGCACAGCAACCACTGCCATGGCAACAGTCACGCAGCAGCCACAGactcagcagcagcaacaacggGAAGATACACCTACTTCCTCCAGCAACCAATCAGACAATGACCAG GTACAGAACCTGGCTCTGCGATGTGTCGGCATTCCCAAGGGGGTCGGGGTCAAGACTGAAAACCCAGAGAGGGGTGAAACAG CGACCTACTCCCTTATCCAGTCATCTCACCAGCAGTTCAATCAGTCCACTCCACAGTCTACCACTAAACCAACCCAACAGCAACAGTCCCACATCAAGATCCCCACCTACATCCAGAGCTCCAACGCCAACCTGTCCTCTCTCAACCTCAAGACAGGCAACCACCACTCCAACGCCCCCTCACCCTCCACCTCTGTCCCACTCTCACAGCTCCTCCTCTCCGGACCCAACTTTGGCCGGGGCGGGGCTATCACCACGGTAACCTCCGCCGCCACGGCGACGCACATTCTGGTACCCACCTCCAATGCGCCCACCCAGTCCCACAGTTACCAGGTGGCTGCTGCCACCATCAAGCCCAATGTTAGTACTCAAACGCTGGTGGTTCagcctttgcagaaaagcactgTTAATGACAAAGGAGGCCACGGGAACGGTCCCGTTCCAATCCAGCCGAAAACTCAACAGGGTCTCCGTATGCCCCTGCAACTGCCATCCCGCAACCCGCCTGCCATCCTCCCCGCACCCCCCGCCAACAATCAGACTAGTGCCGCCCAGCCTCCGCCGCACATCCCAGTCCAGATAGTAGGAGCCAGGCAGAGCTCCATAGGAAGCCCCCAGGCTTTGGCCTTGGTCCAGGCCCGGAACACCTGTTCACAGGATGGAGCTACTCTTCTGAGTAGTTCCAGCAGAGCCAGCATTCTCACCATGGTGGCCTCCATCACttccagagagggaggggtgataAACCGACGGACGAATTTAAAGAGCCTTCAATCAGCCCAGGAAGCACTCCCATTGGCCCACATCTCTCACGTGCAAGCCAATCAGAATCAGAGCCCTGggctgaagccaaatccaaattgCACCTTGGCCAACAGCATCTCCTCTCAGTCCCAAGCAGCCatctctcctcccaccctctcccattcctcccacACTTTACCCCTGCCTTTGGTTGAGGCGAGCAGCACCGTAGTGGCTGCCAATGGAGAGTCTATGTGTTCTCAGCCTCCCCAG GGTAAGTCGATGAAGAGGAAATCCGAGTCAGTCGCAGCCAATGACGAAGATGgtccccctcctccccaccttGTTCCAATGAGTGAACActcccctgccctctcctcctccgccaTGGAAGCAG GCCCTGGtccactttctccctctccctctctttcccctgctCTCTCGATGTCCCGTATGGGGggtggccagggggagagagccCCCCCTCAACAGGCTGTGGTCAAACCCCACGTCCTCACCCACCTCATAGAGGGCTTTGTCATCCAGGAGGGAGCTGAACCTTTCCCT GTGAGTGGGCCAGTGAAGGAGCCAGCTGGAGAAGATTTGGCCATGGACAATCTAGACGCTAGTCAGCCTGAGACTGTGAATACAGCTACAGGTTCGGCTCAGACCACAGTCCCAG TGCTGAAATGTGAGTACTGCAAAAGCTTCGCCCCAGCCAGACAGTTTAGAGGGACCAAGCGCTTCTGCTCCTTGACCTGTTCCAAGAG GTATAATGTGAGCTGCAGCCAGCACTTCCGCCTGCGACAGGGGGGTCACCTCTCCCACTCTGACGAGGACGGGGTCCTGAGGAGGAGGGTTCCCCACAGGACCAGCTCCGAAATCGCCAGTGCCAAAATAGCCGGGAGACCCTTACCAGTTAAG TGCCGCTCAGAGTCCAGCCGATCGGAGGACGTCTCCAGCTGCGGAGAGGAAGAGGACGACCTCATGTCCCTCTCCCCGGCCTCCTCTTCTTCCTGCCACCAGCCTCCGCCCACACTCCGATTGGAGGGCTCGGAGACGCCCCACTTCCTGCCCGGCAGCCCCGCCCAGTGGAGTGTGGAGGAAGTGTCTCAGTTCATATCATCTCTGCAAG GCTGTGAGGAGCTGGCGGACCATTTCCTGTCGCAGGAGATTGACGGACAGGCCCTGCTGCTACTCCGAGAGGAGCATCTCATGTCCACCATGAACATCAAGCTCGGTCCCGCCCTCAAGATCTGTGCCCACATCCACAACCTGAGAGACTGA
- the LOC111956105 gene encoding polyhomeotic-like protein 1 isoform X2, whose translation METDGDQNQGSTNGTTPSGVNSRPSQMNSMSLYERQAVQALQALQRQPNAAQYFQQLMLQQQINSAQLQNLAAVQQATLAASRQSSPPANSTSQTTSTTVTSMNVTTSGGGAITSTRAIGPGSSATSTISQSVLLGGNAAGQGQMYLRVNRSLRSPLSSQLIFMPGSTATTAMATVTQQPQTQQQQQREDTPTSSSNQSDNDQVQNLALRCVGIPKGVGVKTENPERGETATYSLIQSSHQQFNQSTPQSTTKPTQQQQSHIKIPTYIQSSNANLSSLNLKTGNHHSNAPSPSTSVPLSQLLLSGPNFGRGGAITTVTSAATATHILVPTSNAPTQSHSYQVAAATIKPNVSTQTLVVQPLQKSTVNDKGGHGNGPVPIQPKTQQGLRMPLQLPSRNPPAILPAPPANNQTSAAQPPPHIPVQIVGARQSSIGSPQALALVQARNTCSQDGATLLSSSSRASILTMVASITSREGGVINRRTNLKSLQSAQEALPLAHISHVQANQNQSPGLKPNPNCTLANSISSQSQAAISPPTLSHSSHTLPLPLVEASSTVVAANGESMCSQPPQGKSMKRKSESVAANDEDGPPPPHLVPMSEHSPALSSSAMEAGPGPLSPSPSLSPALSMSRMGGGQGERAPPQQAVVKPHVLTHLIEGFVIQEGAEPFPVSGPVKEPAGEDLAMDNLDASQPETVNTATGSAQTTVPVLKCEYCKSFAPARQFRGTKRFCSLTCSKRYNVSCSQHFRLRQGGHLSHSDEDGVLRRRVPHRTSSEIASAKIAGRPLPVKCRSESSRSEDVSSCGEEEDDLMSLSPASSSSCHQPPPTLRLEGSETPHFLPGSPAQWSVEEVSQFISSLQGCEELADHFLSQEIDGQALLLLREEHLMSTMNIKLGPALKICAHIHNLRD comes from the exons ATGGAGACAGATGGGGACCAAAACCAGGGCTCTACCAATGGAACCACTCCATCAGGGGTGAACTCCCGCCCCTCTCAAATGAACTCCATGTCCCTGTACGAGAGACAGGCTGTGCAG GCCCTTCAGGCGCTGCAGAGGCAGCCCAACGCAGCGCAGTACTTCCAGCAGCTTATGCTGCAGCAACAGATCAACAGTGCCCAGCTACAAAACCTGGCTGCAGTACAACAG GCCACCCTTGCTGCCAGTCGTCAGTCCAGCCCTCCCGCCAACAGCACCTCTCAGACCACAAGCACAACAGTCACATCT ATGAATGTAACCACTTCTGGGGGTGGTGCCATAACCAGCACCCGCGCTATAGGCCCAGGCTCCTCCGCGACATCCACTATAAGCCAATCAGTGCTGCTGGGCGGAAACGCGGCAGGACAGGGACAGATGTATCTGAGA GTGAACCGGTCTCTGaggtctcccctctcctcccagctCATCTTTATGCCTGGTAGCACAGCAACCACTGCCATGGCAACAGTCACGCAGCAGCCACAGactcagcagcagcaacaacggGAAGATACACCTACTTCCTCCAGCAACCAATCAGACAATGACCAG GTACAGAACCTGGCTCTGCGATGTGTCGGCATTCCCAAGGGGGTCGGGGTCAAGACTGAAAACCCAGAGAGGGGTGAAACAG CGACCTACTCCCTTATCCAGTCATCTCACCAGCAGTTCAATCAGTCCACTCCACAGTCTACCACTAAACCAACCCAACAGCAACAGTCCCACATCAAGATCCCCACCTACATCCAGAGCTCCAACGCCAACCTGTCCTCTCTCAACCTCAAGACAGGCAACCACCACTCCAACGCCCCCTCACCCTCCACCTCTGTCCCACTCTCACAGCTCCTCCTCTCCGGACCCAACTTTGGCCGGGGCGGGGCTATCACCACGGTAACCTCCGCCGCCACGGCGACGCACATTCTGGTACCCACCTCCAATGCGCCCACCCAGTCCCACAGTTACCAGGTGGCTGCTGCCACCATCAAGCCCAATGTTAGTACTCAAACGCTGGTGGTTCagcctttgcagaaaagcactgTTAATGACAAAGGAGGCCACGGGAACGGTCCCGTTCCAATCCAGCCGAAAACTCAACAGGGTCTCCGTATGCCCCTGCAACTGCCATCCCGCAACCCGCCTGCCATCCTCCCCGCACCCCCCGCCAACAATCAGACTAGTGCCGCCCAGCCTCCGCCGCACATCCCAGTCCAGATAGTAGGAGCCAGGCAGAGCTCCATAGGAAGCCCCCAGGCTTTGGCCTTGGTCCAGGCCCGGAACACCTGTTCACAGGATGGAGCTACTCTTCTGAGTAGTTCCAGCAGAGCCAGCATTCTCACCATGGTGGCCTCCATCACttccagagagggaggggtgataAACCGACGGACGAATTTAAAGAGCCTTCAATCAGCCCAGGAAGCACTCCCATTGGCCCACATCTCTCACGTGCAAGCCAATCAGAATCAGAGCCCTGggctgaagccaaatccaaattgCACCTTGGCCAACAGCATCTCCTCTCAGTCCCAAGCAGCCatctctcctcccaccctctcccattcctcccacACTTTACCCCTGCCTTTGGTTGAGGCGAGCAGCACCGTAGTGGCTGCCAATGGAGAGTCTATGTGTTCTCAGCCTCCCCAG GGTAAGTCGATGAAGAGGAAATCCGAGTCAGTCGCAGCCAATGACGAAGATGgtccccctcctccccaccttGTTCCAATGAGTGAACActcccctgccctctcctcctccgccaTGGAAGCAG GCCCTGGtccactttctccctctccctctctttcccctgctCTCTCGATGTCCCGTATGGGGggtggccagggggagagagccCCCCCTCAACAGGCTGTGGTCAAACCCCACGTCCTCACCCACCTCATAGAGGGCTTTGTCATCCAGGAGGGAGCTGAACCTTTCCCT GTGAGTGGGCCAGTGAAGGAGCCAGCTGGAGAAGATTTGGCCATGGACAATCTAGACGCTAGTCAGCCTGAGACTGTGAATACAGCTACAGGTTCGGCTCAGACCACAGTCCCAG TGCTGAAATGTGAGTACTGCAAAAGCTTCGCCCCAGCCAGACAGTTTAGAGGGACCAAGCGCTTCTGCTCCTTGACCTGTTCCAAGAG GTATAATGTGAGCTGCAGCCAGCACTTCCGCCTGCGACAGGGGGGTCACCTCTCCCACTCTGACGAGGACGGGGTCCTGAGGAGGAGGGTTCCCCACAGGACCAGCTCCGAAATCGCCAGTGCCAAAATAGCCGGGAGACCCTTACCAGTTAAG TGCCGCTCAGAGTCCAGCCGATCGGAGGACGTCTCCAGCTGCGGAGAGGAAGAGGACGACCTCATGTCCCTCTCCCCGGCCTCCTCTTCTTCCTGCCACCAGCCTCCGCCCACACTCCGATTGGAGGGCTCGGAGACGCCCCACTTCCTGCCCGGCAGCCCCGCCCAGTGGAGTGTGGAGGAAGTGTCTCAGTTCATATCATCTCTGCAAG GCTGTGAGGAGCTGGCGGACCATTTCCTGTCGCAGGAGATTGACGGACAGGCCCTGCTGCTACTCCGAGAGGAGCATCTCATGTCCACCATGAACATCAAGCTCGGTCCCGCCCTCAAGATCTGTGCCCACATCCACAACCTGAGAGACTGA
- the LOC111956105 gene encoding polyhomeotic-like protein 1 isoform X4: protein MEDTHRSQVNRSLRSPLSSQLIFMPGSTATTAMATVTQQPQTQQQQQREDTPTSSSNQSDNDQVQNLALRCVGIPKGVGVKTENPERGETATYSLIQSSHQQFNQSTPQSTTKPTQQQQSHIKIPTYIQSSNANLSSLNLKTGNHHSNAPSPSTSVPLSQLLLSGPNFGRGGAITTVTSAATATHILVPTSNAPTQSHSYQVAAATIKPNVSTQTLVVQPLQKSTVNDKGGHGNGPVPIQPKTQQGLRMPLQLPSRNPPAILPAPPANNQTSAAQPPPHIPVQIVGARQSSIGSPQALALVQARNTCSQDGATLLSSSSRASILTMVASITSREGGVINRRTNLKSLQSAQEALPLAHISHVQANQNQSPGLKPNPNCTLANSISSQSQAAISPPTLSHSSHTLPLPLVEASSTVVAANGESMCSQPPQGKSMKRKSESVAANDEDGPPPPHLVPMSEHSPALSSSAMEAGPGPLSPSPSLSPALSMSRMGGGQGERAPPQQAVVKPHVLTHLIEGFVIQEGAEPFPVSGPVKEPAGEDLAMDNLDASQPETVNTATGSAQTTVPVLKCEYCKSFAPARQFRGTKRFCSLTCSKRYNVSCSQHFRLRQGGHLSHSDEDGVLRRRVPHRTSSEIASAKIAGRPLPVKCRSESSRSEDVSSCGEEEDDLMSLSPASSSSCHQPPPTLRLEGSETPHFLPGSPAQWSVEEVSQFISSLQGCEELADHFLSQEIDGQALLLLREEHLMSTMNIKLGPALKICAHIHNLRD from the exons atggaggacactcatcgcagccag GTGAACCGGTCTCTGaggtctcccctctcctcccagctCATCTTTATGCCTGGTAGCACAGCAACCACTGCCATGGCAACAGTCACGCAGCAGCCACAGactcagcagcagcaacaacggGAAGATACACCTACTTCCTCCAGCAACCAATCAGACAATGACCAG GTACAGAACCTGGCTCTGCGATGTGTCGGCATTCCCAAGGGGGTCGGGGTCAAGACTGAAAACCCAGAGAGGGGTGAAACAG CGACCTACTCCCTTATCCAGTCATCTCACCAGCAGTTCAATCAGTCCACTCCACAGTCTACCACTAAACCAACCCAACAGCAACAGTCCCACATCAAGATCCCCACCTACATCCAGAGCTCCAACGCCAACCTGTCCTCTCTCAACCTCAAGACAGGCAACCACCACTCCAACGCCCCCTCACCCTCCACCTCTGTCCCACTCTCACAGCTCCTCCTCTCCGGACCCAACTTTGGCCGGGGCGGGGCTATCACCACGGTAACCTCCGCCGCCACGGCGACGCACATTCTGGTACCCACCTCCAATGCGCCCACCCAGTCCCACAGTTACCAGGTGGCTGCTGCCACCATCAAGCCCAATGTTAGTACTCAAACGCTGGTGGTTCagcctttgcagaaaagcactgTTAATGACAAAGGAGGCCACGGGAACGGTCCCGTTCCAATCCAGCCGAAAACTCAACAGGGTCTCCGTATGCCCCTGCAACTGCCATCCCGCAACCCGCCTGCCATCCTCCCCGCACCCCCCGCCAACAATCAGACTAGTGCCGCCCAGCCTCCGCCGCACATCCCAGTCCAGATAGTAGGAGCCAGGCAGAGCTCCATAGGAAGCCCCCAGGCTTTGGCCTTGGTCCAGGCCCGGAACACCTGTTCACAGGATGGAGCTACTCTTCTGAGTAGTTCCAGCAGAGCCAGCATTCTCACCATGGTGGCCTCCATCACttccagagagggaggggtgataAACCGACGGACGAATTTAAAGAGCCTTCAATCAGCCCAGGAAGCACTCCCATTGGCCCACATCTCTCACGTGCAAGCCAATCAGAATCAGAGCCCTGggctgaagccaaatccaaattgCACCTTGGCCAACAGCATCTCCTCTCAGTCCCAAGCAGCCatctctcctcccaccctctcccattcctcccacACTTTACCCCTGCCTTTGGTTGAGGCGAGCAGCACCGTAGTGGCTGCCAATGGAGAGTCTATGTGTTCTCAGCCTCCCCAG GGTAAGTCGATGAAGAGGAAATCCGAGTCAGTCGCAGCCAATGACGAAGATGgtccccctcctccccaccttGTTCCAATGAGTGAACActcccctgccctctcctcctccgccaTGGAAGCAG GCCCTGGtccactttctccctctccctctctttcccctgctCTCTCGATGTCCCGTATGGGGggtggccagggggagagagccCCCCCTCAACAGGCTGTGGTCAAACCCCACGTCCTCACCCACCTCATAGAGGGCTTTGTCATCCAGGAGGGAGCTGAACCTTTCCCT GTGAGTGGGCCAGTGAAGGAGCCAGCTGGAGAAGATTTGGCCATGGACAATCTAGACGCTAGTCAGCCTGAGACTGTGAATACAGCTACAGGTTCGGCTCAGACCACAGTCCCAG TGCTGAAATGTGAGTACTGCAAAAGCTTCGCCCCAGCCAGACAGTTTAGAGGGACCAAGCGCTTCTGCTCCTTGACCTGTTCCAAGAG GTATAATGTGAGCTGCAGCCAGCACTTCCGCCTGCGACAGGGGGGTCACCTCTCCCACTCTGACGAGGACGGGGTCCTGAGGAGGAGGGTTCCCCACAGGACCAGCTCCGAAATCGCCAGTGCCAAAATAGCCGGGAGACCCTTACCAGTTAAG TGCCGCTCAGAGTCCAGCCGATCGGAGGACGTCTCCAGCTGCGGAGAGGAAGAGGACGACCTCATGTCCCTCTCCCCGGCCTCCTCTTCTTCCTGCCACCAGCCTCCGCCCACACTCCGATTGGAGGGCTCGGAGACGCCCCACTTCCTGCCCGGCAGCCCCGCCCAGTGGAGTGTGGAGGAAGTGTCTCAGTTCATATCATCTCTGCAAG GCTGTGAGGAGCTGGCGGACCATTTCCTGTCGCAGGAGATTGACGGACAGGCCCTGCTGCTACTCCGAGAGGAGCATCTCATGTCCACCATGAACATCAAGCTCGGTCCCGCCCTCAAGATCTGTGCCCACATCCACAACCTGAGAGACTGA